In one Elephas maximus indicus isolate mEleMax1 chromosome 9, mEleMax1 primary haplotype, whole genome shotgun sequence genomic region, the following are encoded:
- the LOC126082557 gene encoding alpha-1-acid glycoprotein 1-like, with the protein MALPWALAVLSLLPLLDAQDPACANMKPAAITNATLQRISGKWFYIASVFHHPKYNQSVGEIQAAFFYLTPNITEDVILLRQYTTMRGQCIYNSTYLGIQRENGTLSKYVGGTQNFVNLLFTKDPTTYMFSFYLEDEPNQGLSFYARKQEVTQEQLKEFHEALKCMGLQETEIMYADGKKDLCGPLEKQHEEERKKENIGSQVDIESG; encoded by the exons ATGGCGCTGCCCTGGGCTCTTGCTGTCCTGAGTCTCCTCCCTCTGCTGGACGCCCAAGATCCAGCATGTGCCAACATGAAGCCAGCGGCTATCACTAATGCCACCCTGCAGCGG ATCTCTGGCAAATGGTTTTACATCGCCTCTGTCTTTCACCATCCCAAGTACAATCAATCAGTTGGAGAAATCCAGGCGGCCTTCTTTTACTTAACCCCCAACATAACGGAGGATGTGATACTACTCAGACAATACACGACCAT GCGTGGCCAGTGTATCTATAACTCCACCTACCTGGGGATCCAGCGGGAGAATGGGACCCTCTCCAAATATG TGGGGGGCACACAAAATTTTGTCAACCTACTGTTCACCAAGGACCCCACGACCTACATGTTTTCTTTCTACCTGGAAGACGAACCGAACCAGGGGCTGTCCTTCTACG CTCGGAAGCAGGAGGTGACCCAggaacaactgaaagagttccaTGAAGCCCTCAAGTGCATGGGTCTCCAGGAGACGGAAATCATGTACGCTGATGGCAAAAAG GACCTGTGTGGGCCGCTGGAGAAGCAGcatgaggaggagaggaagaaggaaaacattGGGTCCCAGGTAGATATAGAGTCAGGCTAG